In Pseudokineococcus lusitanus, the DNA window CCTCGACCCCGCCGGCGCCGGGGAGGTGCCCGCGCTCGGCGACGCCGCCCTGGCCGAGCACCGCCGGGCCAGCGGCCTCGAGCCGCTCATGCCGCTGCTGCGGAGCCGGCTGCTGCCCGCCGCGGAGGCCGCCGGCCAGATCGTCGTCGTGGCCGACGCGGGCGGCCGGGTGCTGTGGCGCGAGGGCGGGGCGGCGGTGCGGCGCCGGGCCGACGCCCTCGGCTTCGTCGAGGGCTCGGCGTGGGACGAGCGCGCGGTGGGCACGAACGCCATCGGGACGTCGATCGTCACGGGCGAGGCCGTCCACGTCTTCGCCGCCGAGCACTACGCCGAGGCCCACACGGCCTGGACGTGCGCCGCCGCCCCGCTCCACGACCCCGTGACGCGCGAGGCCATCGGCGTCGTCGACCTGTCCGGGCCGGCGCAGACCGTCCACCAGAGCACCGTGGCCCTCGTCGACGCCGTCGCGCGGCTCGTCGAGCTGGAGCTGCGCGCGGAGGTGGAGCAGCGCCTCGCGGCGCTGCGCGAGGTGGCGGACCCCGTCCTGCGGGCCCTCGACGGCCCGGCCGCCGTCGTCACCCCCGACGGCGCGACCGCCGCCGCCCGCGAGGTGGAGGTGCCCCGCCGCGTGTGGCTGCCGACGGGCCTGCGGCCCGGCCCGCTGTGGCTGCCCTCGCTCGGCGCCTGGACGGCGGAGGCCCTCCCGGGCGGGTGGCTGCTGCGGCCCGCGGGGCCGGCCGCCGGGGCCGGGACCACGGCCACGGGGGTGGTGCTCGACCTGTCGGCCCGGCCCGCGGTGCTGCGCGTCGCCTCGGGCGAGGGCGCGTGGGAGCACCCGCTGACCCCGCGCCACGCGGACCTGCTGACGACGCTGGCCCGGCACCCGGAGGGGCTGAGCGCCGCCCAGCTGGCCGCCGCGGTGCTCGGCGACGCCGACCGCACCGTCACCGTGCGGGCGGAGCTGTCCCGCGTGCGGCGGGCGCTCGGCCCGCTGCTGGCCCACCGGCCGTACCGGCTGGCGGTGCCGTGCGCCGTCGTGA includes these proteins:
- a CDS encoding helix-turn-helix domain-containing protein; the protein is MPTPAPAPERAQSALPLGTDPREHARRLQRTRLAVLGGAGPRAGQPVRTVIGASWRRSRGSGLDPAGAGEVPALGDAALAEHRRASGLEPLMPLLRSRLLPAAEAAGQIVVVADAGGRVLWREGGAAVRRRADALGFVEGSAWDERAVGTNAIGTSIVTGEAVHVFAAEHYAEAHTAWTCAAAPLHDPVTREAIGVVDLSGPAQTVHQSTVALVDAVARLVELELRAEVEQRLAALREVADPVLRALDGPAAVVTPDGATAAAREVEVPRRVWLPTGLRPGPLWLPSLGAWTAEALPGGWLLRPAGPAAGAGTTATGVVLDLSARPAVLRVASGEGAWEHPLTPRHADLLTTLARHPEGLSAAQLAAAVLGDADRTVTVRAELSRVRRALGPLLAHRPYRLAVPCAVVTG